The nucleotide window GGGCAACAATATCTTCTTCCCGGCAAGACTTTTTTAAAACTTCAGCACTTTTTACCAGCATTTCATCCCCCACACTATGCCCATAAGTATCGTTTACAAGCTTGAGGCCGTTTAAGTCTGCCACAATGATGCTGAATGGCAACTGTCTATCAGTATCTAACCTACGAATCTCTTCCTCAAAAAAATTGCGGTTGTATAAACCAGTAACCTGATCGTAAAATGTTAGCTGAGTTAATTCACTTTCTAACCTTCCCCTTTTAATAGCACTTGAAATAATGCCTCCAACTATCTGCAGTATTAAAACATCGTTTTCATTCCATCGGCTCTCTGAGCAAACGGCATCAACACCAATAAAGCCTGTAACCCTATCCTCTACAATAGTTGGTACACAAATAAGAGACTGTATAGAATGCCGTTGAAACTCCTGCCTTTCTACATTTGCTTCAAAAGGTAGATCATCTGCTTTATTGATATGAACAGTTTTTTTGTTCATAATCTGCTCATACAACCACGGTAAGGGTTCCATAGGCTGATTCTGAGTTGCATCGGTTTTAGGTTTAACGCCCTCAGAACACCATTCGTATGTATTAGACATAATCTTATTATTAGCCGAGAATTCTAAAAGATAACATCGATTGGCATACATAACATTGCCAATCACCATAAGGACATCTTCAATGTCTTTGTGAATATGATTTAGACTTTTATTTAAAAAGCTGGTAGCCAATTGAGCTGCCAATTCCTGCCTTTGGGCCTGTTCAAACAAGGCCCTTTCCGCCTGCTTGCGGTCAGTTATATCAATAATCAACCCCTCTAGTGCTTCTATTTCACCTTCTTCATTATAAACGGGAACTCCCTGCTCCCAAACCCATTTTTCTTCAAGGTTAGCTGAACGAATCCGATATTCTACGCCAACTGGTTCACAGGAAGAAACCCCTTTTTCCCATGCTTTCCGTACTTGTTCATGATATTCTGGTAAAATTATGTCATTAAATGAAATGGACCGATTATAGAGAAGTTCTTCCTGCTTGTATCCAGTCAGTTCATGGCATCCTTGCGATACAAATTCCATAGTCCAATTACAGTCATAATGGCATCTGTATGACATGCCTGGTATATTTGACAGTAGTACTGATTTGCTACGTTCGCTCTCCTGTAATGCCTCCTCCGCCTGTTTGCGGTCAGTTACATTCTCAAAAGATACACCAACACAGTTTTTCGGTAAAGGAAAAGCCTTTATGGAAAAATGAACTTGAACATTTTTATGATCACTATAATATAGATTATCTAATTCTATTGAGTTACCAGTTCGAACAACATCAGCATATTTTTTTGCAACACCCATAGCACGCAATTTTGGATAAACTTCATCTATAGTTTTGCCAAGAACATTCTCCTTCTTTAAACCAGTATGCAAACTTGCAGAAGGATTCGTAAGAATCATCCTAAGAGATCTATCATCTTCAAGATTCTCTAAATGATAAACATGTAGACCAACTTGCATATTCTCGACGATATCCTGATATTGTGTAAGTTTATCCTCCGCTAGCGTTCGCTCAGTAACATCATGAAAAACCACAGCAAAATAACCTGGCTCATCACTAAAAGATGTAGCAGTATACCATTTATCTAGACACTCAGAATACTGCTGAAAACTAATGCTTTTACCTGTTACTGCTTCTTTACCGTAGGTAGTAATCCAGTCAAAGTTGGAATATTTGATCCCAGGTAATACGTTGGTAACTCTTTTGCCAATAATATTGACTTTTTTAAGTCCCATCATCTCTTGAAAAGCTAGATTTACATCTAAAATTACATAATCTATAGGCTGATCTTTCTTATCTAAAATAATCCTATGATAGGCAAAAGGGTTTGGAAGGCGTTCTAGCAATAAACGATATTTATCTTGATTGAGTTTCATATAGTTACCTCCAAATCTCAATTGTTATCTAGTCCCTGTTAGTTTTGTCAACCAATATTCAACATTAATTGTCATAGTTCCTTTATATTTCTTTCAAAATTATCAGATATTTTCATTTTCATTGCAAGATTAAAACAAAAATCAGCGAAAAAGCTGATGTTTGTGCCAAAAACCTCACTATTAAATAATAGCAGAGTTTTATAAATGGATATATTATCGTATGAGATACTTTTTAGTGGAATCTTAGATTTGCTGCAATTACACATTGTAAATTTGTCAGGGCATTAGTGAGGATTTTAAGGCAACAAGGATGTACTGTATGGATAGGTGACAGCTCCGGTGGCGAGATAGCTGGGATAGCACCTACTGCACTAAGCATGAAGGTGGCAGGATATGAAAAAGTAGCAAAAAGAAGTGCTATAATTAAGAACTTTGATAGTGAAGGTGTTGTCCCTGTATACCCTGAAAATATGTATTGATTGTATGTGCTGTCATGAATTATGTATGCACAAAGCTATAGATTTAAAAAAGAGAATTTCTTAGCTAGTATAGCAACAAGTCTTTACCGAGGAAGAGATAAATAGCAACGAATCCCAAAGGACAAAACACTTTATTAATATATATCAGAAAATTCAATATTAATTTTGTCGATGTTCGGAGTAAATTCATTACCTGGAATTTCTTGTTTATCTACCAGATCTGGTATTGTCTTGTCAGGAATTTCTATAATAAATTCGCTGCCCTTTCCTTGTTCGCATATAACCCTAATACTCCCATCATGCATTTCTACCAAAGATTTTACAATAGAAAGACCAATGCCACTACCTTCCCTACTTCTTGTTGTTGTCTTATCAACCTGTACAAACATTTCAAATATCCAGTCCTTCTTTTCCATGGGTATACCTATACCCGTATCCTTGACAATAATAAGTACTTTATTCTCTTTTTCATGAAGATTCACATATATGCTACCGCCCACAGGTGTAAACTTAACAGCATTTGAAAGTAAATTAAGCATTATTCTTTCAATTTTATCCGCATCACATGCAACTATCTTTTCTTCCACATCTGTGTCGAAAATCAATTCTATATCTCTATCTTGAATATATTTTGCTACGCCTAAGCAAATATCCTCTACAACTCTTACTATGTCCCAATTTTTCAGATTAACAGTAAAGCATTCTGCATCCAATTTAGTTATATCTAGAAGATTATTTATAATGCGTACCAATCTGTTAGAATTCTGCTTTATCACATTCATATAGTGGTTAACTTCTTCCTTTTTACTATTACCTGCAATGTCTTCAAGCTTAACCCTTATCATTTGTTCGGCTGAGAGTATTACATTAAGAGGTGTCCTAATCTCATGGGAAATATTAGCAAAAAAAGCTGTTCTCAATTTTTCATATTCTATAGCCTCATTTAGCTCAAGCGAACGATCCTTCAAAGCATCCTCAGTATCCTTATACATACTATTTAATTGTTCATTCATTTTCAGGATAGTTTTATTATCAAGATAGCCATTGACATATGAATTATAATTAATACTTGATACAAAAATTGCCAATGCTGTTAGTAGTGTTGAGAAAAAAATAACCTCTATCAAATAGTTCTGGTCATTTAAAGCTATTGAGGCTTTGCCGATGTAAATAACATATGGAAAAAGAAATATAAGATATCTCTCCCAAGGCGAAAGTATAACTATAGGGGCAATACAAAACATTGCAATGATATATGCAAATGGCTGCTGATTTATCAGTATATTATGATGTCCTATTACAGAACATACAACTAAAACTACAATACAAATGTATATATGCAACAACCTTGAGAATATTTGCTTATCAAAATACTTGCCTTTTATTCTGTAGAAAATTAAAAATACCATCGGTAGTAACAGCAATAATAAATGTAGTTTTGAAAAAGGCAGAAAAACATACTTATCCAAGTTCAATACCCTAAGAACAATAGTATTCAGGATTAGTAAGCTCAATACTACTATGATCAGGATATAACCAAGGGTCTTTTCCCGATTTAAATTTATTTCCAGAAGTTCTTGGGTTAACTCCTCTTTATACTCCTTCGGGATTAATATTGATCTTTTCATAAAAAAAGCATTTTTCAGGGATTTTGGCTGATTATTAAACATATATCACCTTTTAGTATAAAAATTTGAGAATTTACCTTTCTTGCTAGTCACTATTTGGAAAACACCAGCAAGGACATTTATGTGGCATAATTCTGCAAAATATTGTAATATTCCTCTATTATTGTAGGTGATTTTAGATATATTTTCCATATTTTTGAGTCCCGTTCAGATTATCAATGGGAGAACTTTAATAATTAAGGAAACCACCACTAATACTGAGGATCGGTATGGTTAACCAGTATGCTATTTCTTGATTTTTACCCATTAATTCTTCTCTCAACAGTTAACCCTTCATTGTATTTGATGACTAAATATAGACTGTGATAGTCTTTTCCAGGATTTACATCTATATGCAGGACTTTTACTTCTCTATCCGATAAATCAGCATCGTCAAAAAACCAGCGTTCCTGTGAAACATTGCCAGCATTTCTGGCCTCCAAGTATACTTCCTGCACTTTATAATAGCTGTCATCTGAAGCTGCCCAATGAAACATACCGCGAATATTGCCATTCTGCAATATGGTGATATCAGCATTGATTGGACTAAATATTCCATAGGTTATTTCCCACAGGTTTAGGCTAAGCACATCACTATTACGTATGCTCCCCTGTGTTTGCGAGGAAATGTAATATTCATATGATAACTCAGGCTCATCTAGTACTTTTTCTTCTACTTGTACCGAGTGTCCGTTGGAGGCCACACTACTTTCCTGACTAAACTGGAGATTTACAATGGGCTCTTTGGGAGGATCGATGGGTAATCTAACTGTAAAATAGCCGTTTGACTTTTTATCAGCCTCAATCTCTGTAAACTCACCTATATTTCCATCTCTGTAGTTGAAGGTAATCCTGCTATCTTCTTGATAATCTCTTAGCTGCCATTTGACCCTTACTACTGCTTCGTCTTTCGATAAATCCTCAACCTGAACTTGGGCAGGTGTCCACCATCTTTCCTGCTCTCTCATATCAGCAACGATTCCCCTAATCCCTGACACTTCATTTGATACCTGCATACTGATATTACTTATCTCACTCTGCAAGTAATTGATTCGGTTTTGCATTTCTTTCATCTTTGCTGAATTTGACATGCTAAGAAAGATAATAATTGCTAGACATACAAAAATTATTCTTCTGTCTCTTTTTTCAAACATTGAGCTACCCCCATTTTATGATCATAGAGCTTTATGGTTCTATAATAGTATAGACGAACAATCAAATGGAAAGTTGCATTAAAAAACTTTACAGTCATTTTAGTAGGGTGCGGCATCATCGCCTTTTAAGGCACCAGAAGCGGAACAGATGATTCAATATTATAAGTTGGAAAAGAAAATTACAGTTGGAGCACAATTTATCCGATGGCTAACTACCACTAAGACTCCCACCTCTTTACTGTAGCTTTGGCTGAACGAGTTCACTAGCTAGCCCTATAGCTCGAGCAGCATTTGGCACACCTATTTTTACAGCTATCTCTTTGTAAGCTACCGTCTTACCATAGGGTATTTTACAAAGACTTTCCCAAACTTGCTTCATAAAAGCCGTACCTTCAGGTGCAAGGGGCAGAAAAAATCCTTAATTTCACCTGAAAGATAGACCTTAAGCTGCCTAGCTGCTTCCTTCAAAATAGGTGTTTCGCATATGTTGAGAACTTGTGGTAAAGGCTCATTTGCAAAATGTAAATGAGTGATTTTTCCATCTTTTTCTGCTATACCAATTTCACCAACGACAGTATCATAGTAATAAATAGGCACTACCTTTCACCTCTGCCTTTTCTGTAATGGTTAGGGGTATAGCCAGTCTGCTCTTTAAAGCATTTATAGAAATTAGATAGGCTATTAAAACCTGTCATGTAGGCAATATCAAGAATTTTTACTTCTGTTTTTTCCATCAATTCTACCCCCTTAGTTATTCTTAATTTAGTAATATATTGTGAAATGGTAAGACTAGTATGATATTTAAACAATCTTGTCAAATGATTTCTGCTAATTCCCAGCTGTTTTGAAATATATTTTAAGTCTATTTGCTTATTATAATTTGCATTAAATATGCCTTTAGCTTTTTTAACTAGATCTAAATCCGGCTGAAAAGTTATTTGA belongs to Desulfitibacter sp. BRH_c19 and includes:
- a CDS encoding histidine kinase; the encoded protein is MYKDTEDALKDRSLELNEAIEYEKLRTAFFANISHEIRTPLNVILSAEQMIRVKLEDIAGNSKKEEVNHYMNVIKQNSNRLVRIINNLLDITKLDAECFTVNLKNWDIVRVVEDICLGVAKYIQDRDIELIFDTDVEEKIVACDADKIERIMLNLLSNAVKFTPVGGSIYVNLHEKENKVLIIVKDTGIGIPMEKKDWIFEMFVQVDKTTTRSREGSGIGLSIVKSLVEMHDGSIRVICEQGKGSEFIIEIPDKTIPDLVDKQEIPGNEFTPNIDKINIEFSDIY
- a CDS encoding AraC family transcriptional regulator produces the protein MKRLLQISNQISNNEKWQALVSCDASYDGLFFYGVKTTRIFCRPSCRAKTPVRENVVFFDHAIKAMEEGFRPCKKCCPDQITFQPDLDLVKKAKGIFNANYNKQIDLKYISKQLGISRNHLTRLFKYHTSLTISQYITKLRITKGVELMEKTEVKILDIAYMTGFNSLSNFYKCFKEQTGYTPNHYRKGRGER